A single region of the Winslowiella toletana genome encodes:
- a CDS encoding metal ABC transporter permease: MIELLLEPFNYNYMVKAIAVSALVGASCAFLSAYLMLKGWSLMGDALSHSVVPGVAAAYALGLPYALGAFITGMLAALGMTLVRHLTRLREDAIIGFVFSTFFAAGLLIISLNPTAINIQSIIYGNILGIADSDVIQVALISAISLLVLLVIWKDLLAVFFDEGHAVSVGISPLKLKIIFFTLLSASTVAALQTVGAILVIAMVITPGATAWLLTDRFPRLLIIAVLLGASTSAVGAWLSYFLDGATGGVIVTLQTAIFLLAFFFAPKYGMFSRRGKSRGAVT; the protein is encoded by the coding sequence ATGATTGAACTGCTGCTGGAGCCGTTTAACTACAACTATATGGTTAAGGCGATTGCCGTCAGCGCGCTGGTCGGTGCCAGCTGTGCCTTTTTATCCGCTTATCTGATGCTGAAAGGCTGGTCGTTAATGGGCGACGCGCTGTCGCATTCGGTGGTGCCTGGCGTTGCTGCCGCCTATGCACTCGGCTTGCCCTACGCGCTGGGAGCCTTTATTACCGGCATGTTGGCCGCACTCGGCATGACGCTGGTGCGTCATCTGACGCGTTTGCGCGAAGATGCCATCATCGGTTTTGTATTTTCGACCTTTTTTGCCGCCGGGCTGTTAATCATTTCGCTCAATCCTACAGCAATTAATATTCAGTCGATTATTTACGGTAATATCCTGGGTATTGCCGACAGCGATGTCATCCAGGTTGCACTGATCAGCGCGATATCGCTGTTGGTATTGTTAGTGATCTGGAAAGATCTGCTGGCGGTGTTTTTCGATGAAGGCCATGCGGTTTCCGTCGGCATCTCCCCGTTAAAGCTGAAAATTATTTTCTTTACCCTGCTCAGTGCCTCAACCGTAGCAGCGCTACAAACTGTCGGTGCTATTCTGGTGATTGCCATGGTCATTACGCCGGGCGCCACCGCCTGGCTGCTGACCGACCGTTTTCCGCGACTGTTAATCATTGCAGTGCTGCTGGGTGCGTCAACCAGTGCGGTTGGTGCATGGCTGAGCTATTTCCTTGATGGTGCCACTGGCGGCGTCATTGTCACGCTGCAAACCGCAATTTTCCTGCTGGCGTTCTTCTTTGCTCCGAAATACGGCATGTTTTCACGCCGTGGTAAATCGCGAGGTGCCGTTACATGA
- a CDS encoding ArsC family reductase, which translates to MANSTQKNTLKMYGIKNCDTIKKARRYLESHEVDYQFHDYRVDCLDAALLQTFIDKLGYDALLNTRGTTWRKLPEAQRDSIDNADAARQLMLEQPAIIKRPLLCDASGSMLLGFSEATYQQFIQEKS; encoded by the coding sequence ATGGCAAATTCAACTCAGAAAAACACCCTGAAAATGTACGGCATTAAAAACTGCGATACCATTAAGAAAGCGCGCCGCTACCTGGAAAGCCATGAAGTTGACTATCAGTTTCATGACTATCGCGTCGATTGTCTTGACGCCGCCCTGCTGCAAACTTTTATTGATAAACTCGGCTATGACGCATTACTGAATACCCGTGGCACCACCTGGCGTAAGCTGCCGGAAGCGCAACGTGATAGCATTGATAATGCGGATGCGGCACGGCAACTGATGCTGGAGCAACCCGCCATCATTAAACGCCCATTGCTCTGCGACGCCAGCGGCTCTATGCTGCTGGGTTTTAGTGAAGCAACTTATCAGCAGTTTATTCAGGAGAAGTCATAA
- a CDS encoding YdgH/BhsA/McbA-like domain containing protein — translation MKIKLPAVIAVALFATTSFTAMAATEINRQQAHDLQSMGSVSVSAVSGSLDDATRMLSQKAEAMGATHYRVVGVDNPGDSSLWSGTAEIYR, via the coding sequence ATGAAAATTAAATTACCAGCAGTTATCGCTGTCGCCTTGTTCGCCACTACCTCATTTACTGCCATGGCAGCGACTGAGATCAATCGTCAGCAGGCGCATGATTTACAAAGTATGGGCAGTGTTTCTGTCTCGGCCGTCAGCGGCTCACTGGATGACGCAACGCGTATGCTTTCGCAAAAAGCGGAAGCTATGGGCGCTACCCATTACCGTGTTGTTGGCGTCGATAACCCGGGTGACTCCAGCCTGTGGAGCGGTACCGCAGAGATTTATCGCTAA
- a CDS encoding response regulator, whose product MERKNITVMIVDDHPLMRRGIRQLLELEPQLSVVAEASNGSEAVAQARRLSPDLILLDLNMKGLSGLDTLKALRQETISSRILILTVSDARSDIYALIDAGADGYLLKDSEPEKLLTQILQGAQGQNVFSELVSDYLSSRDFSSNPFSALTERELDVLQQVARGMSNKEVAATLHISEETVKVHIRNLLRKLDVRSRVAATVLYLESKNS is encoded by the coding sequence ATGGAACGCAAAAATATTACTGTGATGATCGTCGATGACCATCCGCTCATGCGTCGTGGTATTCGTCAATTACTTGAACTTGAGCCGCAACTCAGCGTCGTGGCAGAAGCCAGTAACGGTAGTGAAGCCGTTGCACAAGCTCGTCGCCTGTCACCCGATTTAATCCTGCTCGATTTAAATATGAAAGGCCTGTCCGGCCTCGACACGCTGAAAGCACTGCGCCAGGAAACAATCAGTTCACGTATTTTGATTCTGACCGTTTCCGATGCCCGTAGTGATATTTACGCGCTGATCGATGCCGGTGCCGACGGCTATTTGTTGAAAGACAGCGAACCTGAAAAGTTGCTGACACAAATTTTGCAGGGCGCACAGGGGCAGAACGTTTTTAGCGAGCTGGTTAGTGACTATCTTTCCAGTCGTGACTTTAGCTCTAATCCTTTCAGCGCACTGACCGAGCGCGAACTGGATGTCCTGCAGCAGGTCGCACGCGGCATGTCAAATAAAGAGGTAGCAGCCACATTGCATATCTCTGAAGAGACGGTGAAAGTGCATATTCGTAATTTGCTGCGCAAGCTGGATGTTCGTTCACGCGTGGCGGCGACAGTACTTTATCTTGAGAGTAAAAATAGCTGA
- a CDS encoding Hok/Gef family protein, with protein MLKKYLLQRLIVLCLTILAGLWLIRGSLCEVRITYGSNEYAAFLNYEVKR; from the coding sequence ATGCTTAAAAAATATTTATTACAACGGCTGATTGTGCTTTGCCTGACAATATTGGCCGGCCTGTGGTTAATACGTGGCAGTTTATGTGAAGTACGTATTACTTATGGCAGTAATGAATATGCGGCGTTCTTGAACTACGAAGTTAAGCGCTAA
- a CDS encoding metal ABC transporter permease — translation MSSLMELITQPLSFPFMQRALLAAMVSGMVCAILSCYLVLKGWSLMGDAISHAVLPGVVLAWVAGAPIVIGAFASGLLCSVFTGYIKDNCRIKEDTVMGIVFSGMFAIGLVLFARIETDQHLSHILFGNVLGISNSELWQCLVISLIVTLVMLIKRKDMLLYCFDPAQARVIGLKVKWLHYGLLCMLALTIVAALQAIGIVLVIAMLITPGITAFMLCRRFNTMLMCAVLTSLFSSLFGTLASFWLDAATGPCIVLTQASLFLLAWLLTAIKRPNKNHPEQLIKAP, via the coding sequence ATGAGCAGTCTGATGGAGCTGATTACCCAGCCACTTAGCTTCCCATTTATGCAACGGGCACTGCTGGCGGCGATGGTCAGCGGCATGGTATGTGCCATTCTCTCCTGCTATCTGGTACTTAAAGGCTGGTCGCTGATGGGCGATGCCATTTCTCATGCGGTATTGCCTGGCGTCGTGCTGGCCTGGGTCGCTGGCGCCCCTATCGTGATCGGCGCTTTTGCTTCCGGCCTGCTGTGTTCAGTATTCACCGGCTATATCAAAGATAACTGCCGTATCAAAGAAGATACCGTCATGGGCATCGTTTTTTCCGGCATGTTTGCCATCGGGCTGGTGCTGTTTGCGCGTATTGAAACCGATCAGCATCTGAGTCATATTTTGTTTGGTAATGTTCTTGGTATCAGTAACTCAGAACTGTGGCAGTGTCTGGTTATCAGTCTGATTGTTACGCTGGTGATGCTCATCAAGCGCAAAGATATGCTGCTGTATTGCTTTGATCCGGCACAGGCGCGGGTGATTGGGCTGAAGGTAAAATGGCTGCATTATGGCTTGCTCTGCATGCTGGCGTTAACCATTGTCGCAGCATTACAGGCGATTGGCATCGTGCTGGTGATTGCAATGCTGATTACGCCAGGCATCACCGCTTTTATGCTGTGCCGCCGTTTTAATACCATGTTGATGTGTGCCGTACTGACCTCACTGTTTTCTTCACTGTTCGGTACGCTGGCCAGTTTCTGGCTGGATGCTGCAACGGGCCCCTGCATCGTGCTGACTCAGGCCAGCCTGTTTTTGCTTGCCTGGTTGTTAACGGCGATTAAAAGGCCCAATAAAAACCATCCTGAACAGCTTATCAAAGCGCCTTGA
- the narQ gene encoding nitrate/nitrite two-component system sensor histidine kinase NarQ produces the protein MMVKRSVTGSIARALAGIVMLSVLSTGLALLTLSGSLRDAEALNVAGSLRMQSYRLAWDASTQSADFPAHLQHYQQSLDAAALHNLDRFYVPSALNSRYQKLKTDWPELRQLLQTGDPLRYQQQVANWVGEIDRFVLDLQRYAELKIRVVAVTSLLGFIAIAALTFWTIRLSRRQIVTPLNQLVTASRYIEQGKFSYPPLNTALPNELGVLATAFTRMSGELEKHYQLLEKTVDEKTRNLTQANHMLSTLYECSLALAVNKLDRSALQQVLERVYQYEQLRCIEIVINNEWCVMQGSADSALEWHQLPLLKEGSSVGELRWQTAHRIPSPRLMQSVANMLARNAQIYQAQKQSQQLMLMEERATIARELHDSLAQALSYLRIQLTLLKRSVDNQPERAQKIIQDFDQALSDAWHQLRELLATFRLTIDQADLTAALQEMIASLRQQSQAEIVLNCQADALVLDAPQQVHVLQIIREALLNAIKHAQASKIDVQIQSLPNGDSHIAIVDNGIGIASLEEPHGHYGLTIMNERAERLGGVLSIRRHLPTGTQVTLAFSPQHKPPVS, from the coding sequence GTGATGGTAAAACGTTCGGTAACTGGCAGTATTGCTCGTGCACTGGCTGGCATTGTTATGCTGTCAGTATTGTCCACCGGTCTGGCACTTTTAACGCTATCCGGCAGCTTGCGTGATGCCGAAGCGCTGAACGTTGCCGGTTCTCTGCGTATGCAAAGTTACCGGCTGGCATGGGACGCCAGCACACAATCTGCTGATTTTCCTGCTCATCTGCAACATTACCAACAATCTCTTGATGCGGCGGCGCTGCATAATCTTGACCGTTTCTATGTCCCCTCGGCACTTAACTCTCGTTATCAAAAGTTAAAAACCGACTGGCCTGAACTTCGACAACTTTTGCAGACCGGCGATCCGCTACGTTATCAGCAACAAGTGGCAAATTGGGTCGGAGAAATCGATCGCTTTGTACTGGATTTGCAGCGTTACGCTGAGCTTAAAATACGCGTGGTGGCGGTTACCAGCCTGCTGGGTTTTATCGCCATCGCTGCGCTGACCTTCTGGACTATCCGCCTGAGTCGCCGACAAATTGTTACCCCTCTGAATCAGTTGGTCACCGCCAGCCGCTATATCGAACAGGGAAAATTTAGTTATCCGCCGCTGAATACCGCATTGCCCAATGAATTGGGGGTGCTGGCAACCGCTTTTACCCGCATGTCAGGCGAACTGGAAAAACATTATCAGCTGCTGGAAAAAACTGTCGATGAAAAGACCCGCAATCTGACGCAGGCCAATCATATGCTGAGCACGTTATATGAGTGCTCGCTGGCGCTGGCGGTAAATAAACTCGATCGCAGTGCGCTGCAACAGGTGCTTGAGCGGGTTTATCAGTATGAACAGTTACGCTGCATTGAAATTGTGATTAATAACGAATGGTGCGTGATGCAAGGCTCCGCCGACAGCGCTCTGGAGTGGCATCAGCTGCCGCTACTGAAGGAAGGAAGCAGCGTCGGCGAACTGCGCTGGCAAACCGCCCACCGGATACCTTCGCCGCGCTTAATGCAAAGTGTTGCCAATATGCTGGCGCGCAATGCGCAGATTTATCAGGCACAGAAACAGTCGCAGCAGCTTATGCTGATGGAAGAACGTGCCACCATTGCGCGGGAACTGCATGACTCACTGGCGCAGGCACTCTCCTATTTGCGGATTCAGCTAACGTTACTGAAACGTAGTGTCGATAATCAGCCGGAACGTGCGCAAAAAATCATCCAGGACTTTGATCAGGCGCTAAGCGACGCCTGGCATCAATTGCGAGAATTACTTGCCACCTTCCGGCTGACCATCGATCAGGCCGATCTGACGGCGGCATTGCAGGAGATGATTGCTTCTCTGCGGCAGCAAAGCCAGGCAGAAATTGTACTGAACTGCCAGGCTGATGCCCTCGTCCTCGACGCGCCGCAGCAGGTTCATGTATTGCAAATCATTCGCGAAGCCCTGCTTAACGCCATTAAGCACGCGCAGGCCAGCAAGATTGACGTACAGATACAGTCGCTGCCAAATGGTGATAGTCACATCGCCATCGTCGATAACGGCATCGGCATCGCCAGCCTTGAAGAGCCGCACGGACATTATGGCCTGACGATTATGAACGAGCGGGCAGAGCGGCTGGGGGGAGTACTGAGTATTCGCCGTCATTTACCCACCGGTACACAGGTAACTTTGGCATTTTCGCCACAGCATAAACCGCCGGTAAGCTAA
- a CDS encoding metal ABC transporter ATP-binding protein, whose protein sequence is MTAPAHLSVQDITVTWRNGHTALADTSFELDAGCLCALIGVNGSGKSTLFKSIMGLVKPVSGKVEINHQPVGKALRNNLVAYVPQTEEVDWNFPVLVSEVVMMGRYGKMSFLRIPSAEDKRQVEQALDRVGMLHLRDRQIGELSGGQRKRVFLARALAQQASILLLDEPFTGVDVQTENAIVDMLKALRDEGHLLLVSTHNLSAVPGFCDRVLMINRTVIAAGPTESTFTHDNLQQTFGGVLRYINLPTSQTDLPPAGDAQP, encoded by the coding sequence GTGACCGCGCCCGCCCACCTTTCCGTACAGGATATCACCGTGACATGGCGTAATGGCCATACCGCACTGGCTGATACCAGCTTTGAACTTGATGCCGGTTGCCTGTGCGCCTTGATTGGCGTTAACGGCAGCGGCAAGTCGACGCTGTTCAAAAGCATTATGGGACTGGTAAAGCCGGTGAGCGGTAAGGTGGAAATTAACCATCAGCCGGTGGGCAAAGCGCTACGCAATAATCTGGTGGCCTATGTGCCACAAACCGAAGAGGTGGACTGGAATTTTCCGGTGCTGGTCAGCGAGGTGGTGATGATGGGCCGTTACGGCAAAATGTCATTCCTGCGCATCCCCTCCGCCGAAGATAAACGTCAGGTTGAACAGGCACTGGATCGCGTCGGCATGTTGCACTTGCGCGATCGGCAGATTGGCGAACTCTCTGGTGGCCAGCGCAAGCGGGTATTTCTGGCACGGGCGCTGGCGCAACAGGCCAGTATTCTGCTGCTCGACGAACCTTTTACCGGTGTCGATGTGCAAACGGAAAATGCCATCGTTGATATGCTAAAAGCGCTGCGGGATGAAGGGCATTTATTGCTGGTCTCCACCCATAATCTCAGCGCCGTTCCGGGCTTTTGCGATCGGGTATTGATGATAAACCGCACGGTGATTGCCGCCGGCCCGACGGAAAGCACCTTTACCCATGACAATCTGCAACAGACTTTTGGTGGCGTACTGCGCTATATCAACCTGCCAACGTCGCAAACCGATCTGCCGCCCGCCGGAGACGCACAGCCATGA
- a CDS encoding metal ABC transporter substrate-binding protein — protein sequence MLFSAASANAAEKFKVVTTFTIIQDMAQNIAGDAAVVESITRPGAEIHDYQPTPRDVMKAQSADLILWNGLNLERWFSRFFANLHDVPSVVVTDGIEPMPISEGPYANNPNPHAWMSPANALIYIENIRQALVKYDPQHAETYNRNAKAYAEKISALDAPLRARLDKIPASQRWLVTSEGAFSYLARDYQLKELWLWPINADEQGSPQQVKRVIDSVRQHQIPVVFSESTISDKPAKQVSKETGAHYGGVLYVDSLSQADGPVPTYIDLLQVTVNTIAEGFGQ from the coding sequence ATGCTTTTTTCCGCAGCCAGCGCCAACGCAGCGGAAAAATTTAAAGTTGTTACCACTTTTACGATTATTCAGGACATGGCGCAAAACATTGCCGGAGATGCTGCGGTGGTGGAATCCATTACTCGTCCAGGCGCTGAGATCCATGATTATCAGCCGACTCCGCGCGATGTGATGAAGGCGCAGTCCGCCGATCTGATTTTATGGAACGGCCTTAATCTTGAACGCTGGTTCAGCCGATTTTTCGCCAACCTGCATGATGTCCCTTCCGTGGTCGTGACCGACGGCATCGAGCCAATGCCGATCAGTGAGGGTCCTTATGCCAACAATCCTAATCCGCACGCCTGGATGTCACCTGCCAACGCTCTGATCTATATTGAGAATATCCGTCAGGCGCTGGTGAAGTACGATCCACAGCATGCAGAAACCTATAACCGGAATGCGAAAGCCTATGCTGAGAAAATCTCTGCACTGGATGCTCCGCTGCGTGCTCGTCTGGACAAAATTCCAGCCAGTCAGCGCTGGCTGGTAACCAGTGAGGGCGCATTCAGCTATCTGGCGCGTGATTATCAGTTAAAAGAACTATGGCTATGGCCCATTAACGCTGATGAGCAAGGCTCACCACAGCAGGTAAAACGGGTGATTGATAGCGTACGTCAGCATCAGATTCCGGTGGTATTCAGTGAAAGTACCATTTCTGATAAACCGGCTAAACAGGTAAGTAAAGAGACCGGCGCACATTACGGTGGCGTGCTGTACGTTGATTCGCTGTCACAGGCTGATGGTCCGGTGCCAACCTATATTGACCTGCTGCAAGTGACGGTTAATACCATCGCTGAAGGATTTGGCCAGTGA
- the ypfM gene encoding protein YpfM: protein MIDLELGNWKDFIEAMLRK from the coding sequence ATGATTGATTTAGAACTGGGGAACTGGAAAGACTTTATCGAAGCAATGTTACGTAAGTAA
- the acrD gene encoding multidrug efflux RND transporter permease AcrD, producing MANFFIDRPIFAWVLAIIMCLTGVLSIMSLPVEQYPDLAPPNVRITANYPGASAQTLENTVTQVIEQSMTGIDNLMYMSSQSSNTGQATITLTFDAGTNPDEARQQVQNQLQSALRKLPQDVQQQGVTVNKTGDTNILMLAFVSTDGSMDKQDIADYVASNIQDPLSRISGVGQVDAYGSQYAMRIWLDPNKLINYSLTTEDVVNAISSQNSQIAVGQVGGTPSVDDQTLNATINSQSLLQTPEQFKAITLRTNQNGSVVTLGDIAEVQLGAEKYDYLSRYNGQAASGLGVKLASGANELETDKLVRARIAELSHFFPRGLEAKVAFETTPFVTASINDVVKTLFEAVLLVFLVMYLFLQNFRATIIPTIAVPVVLLGTFSVLYICGFSINTLTMFAMVLAIGLLVDDAIVVVENVERIMSEEGLSPREATRKSMGQIQSALVGIALVLSAVFVPMAFFGGTTGAIYRQFSITIVAAMVLSVLVAMVLTPALCATMLKPLAKGHHHGRRGFFGWFNRKFNSSSERYERGVAKILLKSGRWMLLYIAIIGMMALLFWRLPGSFLPLEDRGVFTTQVQLPPGSTQQQTLKVVQKVEQYYMTEEQNNIQSVFATVGSGPGGNGQNVARLFVRLKDWDQRPGADRTSFAIIERATKAFSKINEARVIASSPPAITGMGNSAGFDMELQDHAGMGHDKLMQMRDRLLEMAGNNPDLARVRHNGLDDSPQLRIDIDQRKAQALGVSLDDINNTLKTGWGSTYVNDFLDRGRVKKVYVQAAAKFRMLPDDISKWYVRNSSGGMVPFTAFAKTSWETGSPRLERYNGYSALQIVGEAANGVSTGTAMDVMEKLVGQLPLGVGFEWTGASYQERLSGSQAPALYAISLLVVFLCLAALYESWSIPFSVMLVVPLGVFGALVATWMRGLENDVYFQVGLLTVIGLSAKNAILIVEFANEMNTKGRDLIEATLEASRQRLRPILMTSLAFIFGVLPMAISSGAGSGSQHAVGTGVMGGMISATILAIFFVPLFFVVVRQRFPLKEKVRP from the coding sequence ATGGCGAATTTCTTCATTGATCGCCCGATTTTCGCCTGGGTTTTGGCGATCATTATGTGTCTGACCGGCGTATTGTCGATTATGTCACTTCCCGTTGAGCAATATCCTGACCTCGCACCGCCCAATGTGAGAATTACCGCCAACTATCCTGGTGCCTCTGCGCAAACGCTGGAAAACACCGTTACCCAGGTTATCGAACAAAGTATGACCGGCATCGATAATCTGATGTATATGTCTTCGCAAAGCAGCAACACCGGCCAGGCAACGATCACCCTGACTTTTGATGCCGGAACCAATCCGGATGAAGCACGTCAGCAGGTGCAGAACCAACTTCAGTCAGCCTTGCGTAAACTTCCGCAGGATGTGCAGCAACAGGGGGTAACGGTTAATAAAACCGGCGACACCAATATTCTGATGCTGGCTTTCGTTTCGACCGACGGCAGTATGGATAAGCAGGATATTGCTGATTATGTTGCCAGTAACATCCAGGACCCATTAAGCCGTATCAGTGGCGTCGGCCAGGTTGATGCCTACGGTTCACAATATGCCATGCGTATCTGGCTGGACCCGAACAAACTGATTAACTATTCCCTGACCACCGAAGATGTGGTCAACGCCATCAGCTCGCAGAACAGCCAAATTGCCGTTGGTCAGGTAGGTGGAACGCCATCGGTCGACGATCAGACACTGAATGCCACAATTAATTCTCAGTCATTACTGCAAACGCCGGAGCAGTTTAAAGCGATTACCCTACGCACTAATCAGAACGGCTCGGTGGTGACGCTCGGCGATATCGCCGAAGTGCAGTTGGGCGCGGAGAAGTATGACTATCTCAGCCGCTATAACGGCCAGGCCGCCTCCGGGCTGGGGGTGAAGCTGGCCTCAGGTGCCAATGAACTGGAAACTGACAAGCTGGTACGAGCACGTATCGCAGAGCTGTCACACTTTTTTCCACGCGGACTGGAAGCCAAAGTCGCTTTTGAAACTACCCCGTTTGTTACCGCCTCAATCAATGACGTGGTGAAAACGTTATTTGAAGCGGTGCTGCTGGTATTTTTGGTGATGTATCTGTTTTTACAGAATTTCCGCGCCACGATTATTCCAACCATCGCCGTGCCGGTGGTGTTACTCGGTACCTTCTCAGTACTGTATATCTGCGGCTTTAGTATCAATACCCTGACCATGTTCGCGATGGTACTGGCAATAGGCCTGCTGGTCGACGACGCCATTGTGGTAGTGGAAAATGTCGAGCGAATAATGAGTGAAGAAGGCCTGTCGCCGCGCGAGGCGACACGAAAATCAATGGGCCAGATTCAGAGCGCACTGGTCGGTATCGCACTGGTGCTGTCGGCAGTCTTTGTTCCGATGGCATTCTTTGGCGGCACCACCGGCGCTATTTATCGCCAGTTCTCAATAACCATCGTCGCCGCAATGGTGCTGTCGGTGCTGGTGGCAATGGTACTGACCCCGGCGCTGTGTGCCACGATGCTGAAACCCCTGGCGAAAGGCCATCACCATGGGCGACGTGGTTTTTTTGGCTGGTTTAACCGCAAATTTAACAGCAGCAGCGAACGTTATGAACGCGGCGTCGCCAAAATTCTGCTGAAAAGTGGCCGCTGGATGCTGCTGTATATCGCCATCATCGGCATGATGGCGTTGCTGTTTTGGCGCCTGCCTGGTTCATTTCTGCCGCTGGAAGATCGCGGCGTATTCACCACTCAGGTTCAGCTGCCACCGGGTTCGACTCAGCAGCAAACGCTGAAGGTGGTGCAGAAGGTCGAGCAGTATTACATGACCGAGGAGCAGAATAATATTCAGTCGGTATTTGCCACGGTTGGCTCTGGTCCTGGCGGCAACGGGCAGAACGTTGCGCGTCTGTTTGTCCGTCTGAAAGACTGGGACCAACGCCCAGGCGCTGACCGCACCTCCTTTGCCATCATTGAACGTGCGACTAAGGCCTTCAGTAAAATTAACGAAGCCCGCGTGATCGCCAGCAGCCCACCAGCCATCACCGGCATGGGTAACTCCGCCGGTTTTGATATGGAGCTGCAGGATCACGCGGGAATGGGCCATGACAAACTGATGCAGATGCGCGATCGGTTGCTGGAAATGGCGGGCAATAATCCGGATCTGGCGCGCGTACGTCACAATGGTCTGGATGACAGTCCGCAATTACGTATCGATATCGATCAGCGTAAGGCTCAGGCGCTGGGTGTCTCGCTCGATGATATTAACAACACGCTAAAAACCGGCTGGGGGTCGACCTACGTCAATGACTTCCTTGACCGCGGCCGGGTAAAAAAAGTTTATGTACAGGCGGCTGCAAAATTCCGCATGCTGCCTGACGATATCAGCAAGTGGTATGTGCGTAACAGCTCAGGCGGCATGGTGCCTTTTACCGCTTTTGCTAAAACCTCATGGGAGACAGGCTCTCCTCGACTTGAACGTTATAACGGCTATTCAGCTCTGCAGATTGTCGGTGAAGCAGCAAACGGTGTCAGTACCGGCACGGCAATGGACGTAATGGAAAAACTGGTCGGCCAGCTGCCACTGGGCGTTGGCTTTGAGTGGACCGGAGCATCGTACCAGGAGCGCCTGTCCGGTTCACAGGCACCGGCTCTGTATGCCATTTCACTGCTGGTGGTGTTCCTCTGCCTGGCTGCGCTGTATGAAAGCTGGTCCATCCCGTTCTCGGTGATGCTGGTGGTGCCGCTTGGAGTATTCGGCGCGCTGGTTGCAACCTGGATGCGCGGGCTGGAAAACGATGTCTATTTCCAGGTCGGGCTGCTAACGGTAATTGGTTTATCGGCAAAAAATGCGATTTTGATTGTGGAATTTGCCAATGAAATGAATACCAAAGGGCGCGATTTAATCGAGGCAACGCTGGAGGCCTCACGTCAGCGGCTGCGACCGATTCTGATGACTTCACTGGCATTTATTTTTGGCGTATTACCGATGGCGATCAGCAGTGGTGCCGGTTCGGGTAGCCAGCATGCGGTTGGCACCGGGGTAATGGGCGGGATGATTTCTGCCACTATTCTGGCGATCTTCTTCGTGCCGCTGTTTTTTGTCGTGGTACGTCAACGCTTTCCACTGAAAGAGAAAGTCAGGCCCTGA